One Streptomyces drozdowiczii DNA segment encodes these proteins:
- a CDS encoding ArsR/SmtB family transcription factor: protein MDLEERVTELERRLAELVEAAPAAPAVPQADFWALDALKARHPVTDEADGAVLFTGAVRVPTGHRYEWQYGLLTETVLDEDWQEAATSFAALGHPVRLTLLREVLGGLRTAAELAALDGVGTTGQVYHHLRQLTGAGWLHSPERGRYEIPAGRVVPLLVVLTAARPVT from the coding sequence ATGGACTTGGAAGAGCGTGTCACCGAGCTGGAACGGCGCCTGGCCGAGCTGGTGGAGGCGGCCCCCGCCGCGCCCGCGGTGCCTCAGGCCGACTTCTGGGCGCTCGACGCGCTGAAAGCACGGCACCCGGTGACGGACGAGGCGGACGGCGCGGTGCTGTTCACCGGGGCGGTGCGCGTACCGACCGGGCATCGCTACGAATGGCAGTACGGCCTGCTGACCGAGACGGTGCTGGACGAGGATTGGCAGGAGGCCGCCACGTCGTTCGCCGCGCTCGGCCATCCCGTACGGCTGACGCTGCTGCGCGAGGTCCTGGGCGGCCTGCGCACCGCGGCGGAACTGGCCGCGCTCGACGGTGTCGGGACGACCGGCCAGGTCTACCACCATCTGCGTCAGCTGACGGGCGCCGGCTGGCTGCACTCCCCGGAGCGCGGCCGGTACGAGATACCGGCGGGGCGAGTCGTGCCACTCCTGGTGGTGCTCACCGCCGCACGCCCCGTGACCTGA
- a CDS encoding M23 family metallopeptidase: MDRRKIAAKVQYALWVVFFAQIVVGFFVELPYNYWLSWLPALGAMGIGLVTARSVRHRIETGAPPPVAVEPPVTGRWSAVNSPADKVPSHGTHSLAQTYAIDIVAEPAEGPERPAPVWFWPVARRNRDYPAFGAPLYAVAGATVVHAEDGQRDHLSRSSLAGVLYFWLVEGVGRTIGGSRRVVGNHIVLDLGEGTYAVYAHVQRGSLRVRPGDEVEPGHLLGHCGNSGNSTQPHVHFQLMDGPDLETARGIPFTWHGVGVPAAGETFTVDADASAPARPQDA, translated from the coding sequence ATGGACCGACGGAAGATCGCCGCGAAGGTCCAGTACGCGCTGTGGGTGGTCTTCTTCGCCCAGATCGTCGTCGGATTCTTCGTGGAACTGCCGTACAACTACTGGCTGAGCTGGCTCCCGGCCCTCGGTGCGATGGGAATCGGCCTGGTGACAGCCCGCTCCGTCCGCCACCGGATCGAGACCGGGGCTCCGCCACCTGTCGCGGTGGAGCCCCCGGTGACCGGTCGCTGGTCCGCGGTCAACAGCCCCGCCGACAAGGTCCCGAGCCACGGAACGCACAGCCTGGCGCAGACCTACGCCATCGACATCGTGGCCGAGCCGGCGGAGGGACCCGAGCGCCCCGCCCCGGTGTGGTTCTGGCCCGTCGCCCGGCGCAACCGGGACTACCCCGCCTTCGGCGCCCCCTTGTACGCGGTCGCGGGCGCGACCGTCGTGCACGCGGAGGACGGCCAGCGCGACCACCTGAGCCGCAGCTCGCTCGCCGGGGTCCTGTATTTCTGGCTGGTCGAGGGGGTGGGCAGGACCATAGGTGGCAGCCGACGCGTCGTGGGCAACCACATAGTCCTGGACCTGGGCGAGGGAACGTACGCCGTGTACGCACACGTCCAGCGCGGCTCCCTGCGTGTCCGGCCGGGCGACGAGGTCGAGCCCGGCCACCTGCTCGGCCACTGCGGCAACTCGGGCAACTCGACCCAGCCCCATGTGCACTTCCAGCTGATGGACGGCCCGGACCTGGAGACGGCGCGCGGAATTCCGTTCACCTGGCACGGGGTCGGGGTGCCGGCCGCCGGCGAGACGTTCACGGTGGACGCGGACGCCTCCGCTCCGGCCCGGCCTCAGGACGCCTGA
- the dhaL gene encoding dihydroxyacetone kinase subunit DhaL: MTSDALDGTRTREWAGHFADSVHATEAELTALDQQAGDGDFGANLAAGVRAAGPLLDEVAASAGPGAYLGALATAFLDEVGGTSGPLFGLLFQAMGRAAGSGPGLTTGALAEGAAEGLAAIRRVGDAAPGDKTLVDALAPAAEALRAAGDAPPADALAAAAAEAWRGVRETASQAARMGRASYLGERATGVPDPGAVGMALFFASAAGTVRQLAPHLAGN; encoded by the coding sequence ATGACGAGCGACGCTCTGGACGGCACGCGGACCCGCGAGTGGGCGGGGCACTTCGCGGACTCGGTCCATGCGACGGAGGCCGAGCTGACGGCGCTCGACCAGCAGGCGGGCGACGGTGACTTCGGCGCCAACCTCGCCGCCGGGGTCCGGGCCGCCGGGCCGCTGCTCGACGAGGTGGCGGCGTCGGCCGGCCCCGGTGCGTACCTCGGCGCCCTGGCCACCGCCTTCCTGGACGAGGTCGGCGGGACCAGCGGACCGCTCTTCGGCCTGCTGTTCCAGGCGATGGGCCGGGCCGCCGGATCCGGTCCCGGGCTGACGACGGGCGCGCTCGCCGAGGGCGCCGCCGAGGGCCTGGCCGCGATCCGCCGCGTCGGGGACGCGGCGCCCGGCGACAAGACGCTGGTCGACGCGCTGGCCCCGGCGGCCGAAGCGCTGCGGGCGGCCGGGGACGCGCCGCCCGCCGACGCCCTGGCCGCCGCCGCGGCCGAGGCGTGGCGAGGGGTGCGGGAGACCGCGTCCCAGGCGGCACGCATGGGCCGGGCCAGCTATCTGGGCGAACGGGCCACCGGCGTCCCGGACCCGGGAGCCGTGGGCATGGCGCTGTTCTTCGCGTCGGCGGCGGGCACGGTGCGGCAGCTGGCGCCCCACCTCGCCGGTAACTGA
- a CDS encoding glyoxalase produces MDTTTDTKPATSLSSVTLEVADIEAARRFYAAFGVDTHIRLRAREAQDTGFRGFTLALTVSGPATVDGFVADAVDAGATVLKPAAKSLWGYGGVVQAPDGTIWKIATSAKKDTGPATREIDEFVLLLGVRDVKATKQFYVDRGLAVGKSFGGKYAEFRPADSSAVKLALYKRRALAKDLGVPDDAAGSHRIVLGGTAGAFTDPDGFAWEPAAPADRA; encoded by the coding sequence ATGGACACCACCACTGACACCAAGCCCGCCACCTCGCTCTCCTCCGTCACCCTTGAGGTGGCCGACATCGAGGCGGCCCGCCGCTTCTACGCCGCCTTCGGTGTGGACACGCACATCCGGCTGCGGGCCCGCGAGGCCCAGGACACCGGTTTCCGCGGCTTCACCCTGGCGCTCACCGTGTCCGGCCCCGCCACCGTCGACGGCTTCGTCGCCGACGCGGTCGACGCCGGGGCCACCGTGCTGAAGCCGGCCGCCAAGTCGCTGTGGGGGTACGGCGGCGTCGTACAGGCCCCGGACGGGACGATCTGGAAGATCGCGACCTCGGCCAAGAAGGACACCGGGCCCGCCACCCGCGAGATCGACGAGTTCGTGCTGCTGCTCGGCGTGCGGGACGTGAAGGCCACCAAGCAGTTCTACGTGGACCGGGGGCTGGCCGTCGGCAAGAGCTTCGGCGGGAAGTACGCCGAGTTCCGGCCCGCCGACTCCTCCGCCGTGAAGCTGGCCCTGTACAAGCGGCGCGCCCTCGCCAAGGACCTCGGCGTCCCGGACGACGCGGCCGGCTCCCACCGGATCGTCCTCGGCGGCACCGCCGGAGCCTTCACCGACCCGGACGGCTTCGCCTGGGAGCCCGCCGCCCCCGCCGACCGCGCCTGA
- a CDS encoding iron chaperone yields MPTSKSSEHYSGFTAEERAAMKEHAREEKKAASRRGASRAEKEAAAEQDVLAKITEMRDADRALAERIHKIIREAAPELAPKLWYGMPAYARDGKVVCHFQSAEKFKSRYATLGFSDQAALDDGTMWPTAYALTELTTATEEQITALIRKAAG; encoded by the coding sequence ATGCCGACGTCGAAGTCCTCCGAGCACTACAGCGGATTCACCGCCGAGGAGCGGGCCGCGATGAAGGAGCACGCGCGCGAGGAGAAGAAGGCGGCCTCCCGGCGCGGCGCGTCCCGGGCCGAGAAGGAGGCTGCGGCGGAGCAGGACGTCCTCGCGAAGATCACCGAGATGCGGGACGCCGACCGCGCCCTCGCCGAGCGCATCCACAAGATCATCAGAGAGGCCGCTCCGGAGCTGGCGCCGAAGCTCTGGTACGGCATGCCGGCGTACGCCAGGGACGGCAAGGTCGTCTGCCACTTCCAGAGCGCGGAGAAGTTCAAGTCGAGGTACGCGACGCTCGGCTTCAGCGACCAGGCCGCGCTGGACGACGGCACGATGTGGCCGACCGCGTACGCCCTGACCGAACTGACCACGGCCACCGAGGAGCAGATCACCGCGCTCATCCGAAAGGCGGCGGGCTGA
- a CDS encoding MFS transporter produces the protein MTRALERWRPGRDEGSAHGFDRRLLAPMMTGAALNPVNSSIISVSLVPIGAAFGSPPSRTAWLISALYLATAIGQPVMGRLIDLFGPRRLFLAGTALTGIAGVVGMLAPSLGMLVAARVLLGFGTCSGYPAAMYLIRSEARRTGEKSPAGVLTALAITTQTIAVVGPSVGGLLVGIGGWRATLAVNIPLALLGLYLGARRIPALPGTARTDGRPWVRSLDLPGMGLFAVALSCLLLFLMDIGSGAWWLLVLTLAAGAGFTWRELRAGEPFIDVRVLGGNLPLVATYGRALLCYVVTYAFLYGFTQWTEQGRGLSASQAGLVQLPLFATGIAVSALTGRRQAVRGKLLVGAVGQIVACALLLLLHGDSPVWMLLAVVVVLGVPQGLNGLALQNAVYHQSDGDRVGSSAGLLRTFGYLGAITASAANGAFFGQRADTGGLHHLAWFMLATSVLFLAVTVADRSLRGIGETSENDSQDDGENP, from the coding sequence ATGACGCGCGCCCTCGAACGGTGGCGCCCTGGGCGGGACGAGGGCTCGGCGCACGGCTTCGACCGGCGGCTGCTCGCCCCGATGATGACGGGGGCCGCCCTCAACCCGGTCAACTCCTCCATCATCTCGGTCTCCCTGGTCCCCATCGGAGCCGCCTTCGGCTCTCCGCCCTCCCGGACGGCGTGGCTGATCTCCGCCCTCTACCTGGCGACCGCGATAGGCCAGCCGGTGATGGGCCGGCTCATCGACCTGTTCGGGCCACGGCGCCTGTTCCTCGCCGGGACCGCGCTGACCGGGATCGCCGGGGTCGTCGGCATGCTGGCGCCCAGCCTCGGCATGCTCGTCGCCGCGCGGGTGCTGCTGGGATTCGGCACCTGCTCCGGCTATCCGGCCGCCATGTACCTGATCCGCAGCGAGGCCCGGCGCACCGGTGAGAAGAGCCCGGCCGGGGTGCTGACCGCGCTCGCGATCACCACCCAGACCATCGCCGTCGTCGGACCGAGCGTCGGTGGACTGCTGGTCGGCATCGGCGGCTGGCGCGCCACCCTGGCCGTCAACATCCCGCTGGCGCTGCTCGGCCTGTACCTCGGGGCGCGCCGCATCCCGGCACTTCCCGGGACGGCCCGCACGGACGGCCGCCCCTGGGTGCGGAGCCTGGATCTGCCGGGGATGGGGCTGTTCGCCGTGGCACTGTCGTGCCTGCTGCTGTTCCTGATGGACATCGGCAGCGGCGCCTGGTGGCTGCTGGTGCTCACCCTCGCGGCCGGTGCCGGATTCACCTGGCGCGAGCTGCGTGCCGGGGAGCCGTTCATCGACGTACGCGTCCTCGGCGGGAATCTGCCGCTGGTCGCCACGTACGGCCGCGCTCTGCTCTGTTACGTCGTCACCTACGCCTTCCTGTACGGATTCACCCAGTGGACCGAGCAGGGACGCGGGCTGTCCGCCTCGCAGGCCGGGCTGGTCCAGCTGCCCCTGTTCGCCACGGGGATCGCCGTCTCCGCCCTCACCGGACGGCGCCAGGCCGTGCGCGGGAAGCTGCTGGTGGGCGCGGTCGGGCAGATCGTGGCGTGTGCGCTGCTGCTCCTCCTGCACGGCGACAGCCCGGTGTGGATGCTGCTGGCGGTCGTGGTCGTCCTCGGTGTGCCGCAGGGGCTGAACGGCCTCGCCCTCCAGAACGCGGTCTATCACCAGTCCGACGGCGACCGCGTCGGCTCGTCCGCCGGGCTGCTGCGCACCTTCGGCTACCTCGGCGCGATCACCGCGTCGGCCGCCAACGGCGCCTTCTTCGGGCAGCGCGCCGACACCGGCGGGCTGCACCACCTGGCCTGGTTCATGCTGGCCACCAGCGTCCTGTTCCTGGCGGTGACCGTCGCCGACCGCTCACTGCGCGGCATCGGCGAGACCTCCGAGAACGACTCACAGGACGACGGGGAGAACCCGTGA
- a CDS encoding MarR family winged helix-turn-helix transcriptional regulator gives MNETEQTVSETAAGAAHEIRVVYSRLRRRLRETYDREELTPSQTSVLSRLDKDGEASVVGLAAAEGVRHQSVASTVAALVERGLVSRRQDPDDGRRQLVYVTGSGHTFLEDRRRAGEGWLARALEEHCTEEERRDLLAAMTVLERVVRS, from the coding sequence ATGAACGAGACCGAGCAGACCGTCTCCGAGACGGCCGCCGGCGCGGCGCACGAGATCCGCGTGGTGTACAGCCGACTGCGGCGGCGCCTGCGGGAGACCTACGACCGCGAGGAGCTCACGCCCTCCCAGACCTCCGTCCTCAGCCGGCTCGACAAGGACGGCGAGGCGTCGGTGGTCGGTCTGGCCGCCGCCGAGGGGGTACGGCACCAGTCGGTGGCGAGCACCGTCGCGGCCCTGGTCGAACGTGGCCTGGTCAGCCGCCGCCAGGACCCGGATGACGGCCGCCGGCAGCTGGTCTACGTGACCGGCAGCGGACACACCTTCCTGGAGGACCGCCGTCGCGCCGGGGAGGGCTGGCTCGCCCGGGCCCTGGAGGAGCACTGCACCGAGGAGGAGCGGCGCGATCTTCTGGCGGCGATGACCGTCCTGGAGCGGGTCGTCCGGTCGTGA
- a CDS encoding helix-turn-helix domain-containing protein produces MDISPIRSTPGNRPADVARLRRVRDLIDRTYAAPLDVVALARGAGMAPGCLGRRFRTVYGQSPYAYLTARRVDRATLLLRGGLGVDAVGAAVGCATPGIFTARFTELVGLPPERFRRLADEAATTGGGAAGAAVAPGVEGLPACLAQRVARAVRNQEAQAPARPLT; encoded by the coding sequence ATGGACATCTCACCCATACGCAGCACCCCGGGGAACCGCCCGGCCGACGTGGCGCGGCTGCGTCGCGTCCGCGACCTGATCGACCGGACCTACGCCGCGCCGCTGGACGTGGTGGCGCTCGCGCGCGGGGCGGGCATGGCACCCGGCTGCCTCGGTCGGCGATTCCGGACCGTCTACGGGCAGTCCCCGTACGCCTATCTGACCGCGCGTCGCGTGGACCGCGCGACGCTGCTGCTGCGGGGCGGTCTCGGCGTCGACGCCGTGGGCGCGGCGGTCGGCTGCGCGACACCGGGGATATTCACCGCCCGCTTCACCGAGCTGGTCGGCCTGCCCCCGGAGCGCTTCCGCCGCCTGGCGGACGAGGCGGCCACCACCGGGGGCGGGGCCGCGGGCGCGGCGGTGGCGCCCGGTGTCGAGGGGCTGCCGGCGTGCCTGGCACAGCGGGTCGCGAGAGCGGTCAGGAATCAAGAAGCCCAGGCACCGGCCCGGCCCCTAACGTGA
- a CDS encoding MFS transporter, translating into MTTAPPGNGSRSYPSLRAAWIPLAALCLAFFVEMVDNTLLSIALPTIGRDLGSGTTALQWVTGAYSLTFGGLLLTAGSMADRLGRRRVLLIGLTVFGALSLCVALVSTAGELIALRAALGVAAAAMAPITNSLVFRLFDDKALRMRAMTVMIIVGMSGFVLGPLLGGTALAHVRWEWLLLINAPIALIACIGVRLGVPADRPEDLTRDRLDVPGALLSVAAIGLACYSLTSGVENGWLSGITLGSIVGAVAAAYAFVRHERRSSAPMLDLRVFSNGTVRGAALAQIGTSIAMASVMFGLILHFQYAYGWSPVRAGLANLPIIVTMLMATPLSEWLARRFGHRIACLVGAACLAGSLAGLAWGVEHGYAVIAVCMVLMTVGLRTVMTICAVALVDAMPSNRTSIAAALNDTAQEVGSSVGTAVVGTLIAALVTTSLPAGVWSGDLVASFFHGERITYALLAVLVGLIAAGGALSLTDSHSVEEHPVEEPV; encoded by the coding sequence ATGACTACCGCCCCACCCGGAAACGGGTCCCGTTCCTATCCCTCGCTGCGTGCGGCGTGGATACCCCTGGCCGCCCTGTGCCTGGCCTTCTTCGTCGAGATGGTCGACAACACGCTGCTGTCGATCGCCCTGCCCACGATCGGCCGCGACCTGGGCAGCGGCACGACCGCGTTGCAGTGGGTCACCGGTGCGTACTCGCTGACGTTCGGCGGCCTGCTGCTGACCGCCGGATCGATGGCGGACCGGCTCGGCCGCCGCCGGGTGCTGCTCATCGGGCTCACCGTGTTCGGCGCGCTCAGCCTGTGCGTCGCCCTCGTCTCCACCGCGGGTGAGCTGATCGCCCTGCGCGCCGCGCTCGGCGTGGCCGCCGCCGCGATGGCTCCGATCACGAACTCGCTGGTCTTCCGCCTGTTCGACGACAAGGCCCTGCGGATGCGCGCGATGACCGTGATGATCATCGTGGGCATGTCCGGCTTCGTGCTCGGCCCGCTGCTCGGCGGTACGGCGCTGGCGCACGTCCGGTGGGAGTGGCTGCTGCTCATCAACGCCCCGATCGCGCTGATCGCGTGCATCGGCGTCCGGCTCGGCGTGCCGGCCGACCGCCCCGAGGACCTGACCAGGGACAGGCTCGACGTGCCGGGCGCGCTGCTGAGCGTCGCCGCCATCGGGCTCGCCTGCTACTCGCTGACCAGCGGGGTCGAGAACGGCTGGCTCTCCGGGATCACCCTGGGGTCGATCGTGGGCGCGGTCGCGGCCGCGTACGCCTTCGTCCGGCACGAGCGGCGCAGCTCGGCGCCGATGCTGGATCTCCGGGTCTTCTCGAACGGCACGGTGCGGGGGGCCGCCCTCGCGCAGATCGGGACGTCGATCGCGATGGCCAGCGTGATGTTCGGGCTGATCCTGCACTTCCAGTACGCGTACGGGTGGAGCCCGGTCCGGGCCGGCCTGGCCAACCTGCCCATCATCGTGACGATGCTCATGGCCACCCCTCTGTCCGAGTGGCTCGCCCGCCGGTTCGGGCACCGCATCGCCTGCCTGGTGGGCGCGGCCTGTCTGGCGGGGTCGTTGGCCGGTCTCGCCTGGGGCGTCGAGCACGGGTACGCCGTCATCGCGGTGTGCATGGTGCTCATGACCGTGGGGCTGCGCACCGTGATGACGATCTGCGCGGTGGCCCTCGTGGACGCGATGCCCAGCAACCGGACCTCGATCGCCGCCGCCCTCAACGACACCGCCCAGGAGGTCGGCTCCAGCGTCGGCACCGCGGTGGTCGGCACGCTGATCGCGGCACTGGTCACCACCTCGCTCCCCGCCGGGGTGTGGAGCGGCGACCTCGTCGCGTCCTTCTTCCACGGCGAACGGATCACCTACGCGCTGCTCGCCGTCCTCGTCGGCCTGATCGCAGCCGGTGGCGCGCTGAGCCTCACCGACTCGCACAGCGTCGAGGAACACCCCGTCGAGGAACCCGTCTGA
- a CDS encoding dihydrofolate reductase family protein: MTSLMVDFIISLDGYASAEGWPGFWGMEGPEYLAWIDSEGEKRHVGLMGATTYRLMSGFAAQMPDDPGFAELNAMPKVVFSSTLESPLVWENTELIRGDAVEVVREMKRTETRPLRTLGSLSLCRALLAAGLVDRFRVVVFPVITGATGRERIFDAYPDVRLDLIESRVFDGRLQLLEYAPAVLDGPPGENGGGPGQAS; this comes from the coding sequence ATGACTAGCCTCATGGTGGACTTCATCATTTCGCTCGACGGATACGCGTCCGCCGAGGGCTGGCCAGGGTTCTGGGGTATGGAGGGGCCCGAATACCTCGCGTGGATCGACAGTGAGGGCGAGAAGCGGCACGTCGGTCTGATGGGGGCCACGACCTACCGGCTCATGTCGGGGTTCGCCGCGCAGATGCCCGACGACCCCGGGTTCGCCGAGCTGAACGCCATGCCCAAGGTCGTCTTCTCGTCCACGCTGGAATCGCCTCTCGTCTGGGAGAACACCGAGCTGATCAGGGGGGACGCCGTCGAGGTCGTGCGGGAGATGAAGCGGACCGAGACGCGTCCGCTGCGTACGCTCGGCAGTCTCAGTCTGTGCAGGGCGCTGCTCGCGGCCGGTCTCGTGGACCGCTTCCGGGTCGTCGTCTTCCCGGTCATCACCGGCGCCACCGGGCGGGAGAGGATCTTCGACGCCTACCCGGATGTCCGCCTCGATCTGATCGAGAGCCGCGTCTTCGACGGGCGGCTCCAGCTGCTGGAGTACGCCCCCGCCGTTCTCGACGGGCCGCCCGGCGAGAACGGTGGAGGTCCGGGTCAGGCGTCCTGA
- a CDS encoding HAD family hydrolase, with translation MTAHRIFSWSPSALVFDCDGTLMDTERHWQEARTITFRLFGLTPPAGFADRAKGVHYVECGALMAQETGKPDLADELADTLLSTFTGLVEEDPVTMPGAAALVRLAARHRPLAVASNCPRVTVESCLDRAGLLGCFQHVVVAGEEVRPKPEPDVYRAAARLCGVPPEEALAVEDSLTGMESARRAGLRVIGIGTRPPDPDGERADLWVTSLADPELLSWARSRLGP, from the coding sequence ATGACAGCTCATCGCATCTTTTCCTGGTCCCCGTCCGCCCTCGTCTTCGACTGCGACGGCACCCTGATGGATACGGAAAGGCACTGGCAGGAGGCCCGCACCATCACCTTCCGGCTCTTCGGACTCACCCCGCCCGCAGGGTTCGCCGACCGGGCCAAGGGCGTGCACTACGTCGAGTGCGGGGCCCTGATGGCCCAGGAGACCGGGAAACCGGACCTGGCCGACGAACTCGCCGACACCCTCCTGAGCACCTTCACCGGGCTGGTCGAGGAGGACCCGGTCACCATGCCGGGCGCCGCCGCGCTGGTCCGGCTGGCCGCCCGCCACCGCCCCCTCGCGGTGGCAAGCAACTGCCCCCGGGTCACGGTGGAGTCGTGCCTCGACCGGGCCGGGCTCCTCGGCTGCTTCCAGCATGTGGTGGTCGCCGGCGAGGAGGTACGGCCGAAGCCCGAGCCGGACGTGTACCGGGCGGCCGCCCGCCTCTGCGGCGTACCGCCGGAGGAGGCCCTGGCCGTGGAGGACTCGCTGACCGGCATGGAGTCGGCGCGCCGGGCCGGCCTCCGGGTGATCGGCATCGGGACGCGCCCGCCGGACCCGGACGGCGAGCGGGCCGACCTGTGGGTGACGAGCCTGGCCGACCCCGAGCTGCTCAGCTGGGCCCGCAGCCGCCTCGGCCCCTGA
- a CDS encoding TetR/AcrR family transcriptional regulator, with protein sequence MESVLTEAVALLDEAGAPALTFRALAQRLGGGVASIYWYVESKDELLDRATDHVVGTVLADIEKAAPGDDPIDDLRAMAMTLFDAIVDRPWLGAYFMRNTDLQSNSLRLYEKLGRQTLRLKLDARQRFHAVSAIVGVVVGSAVDMGQEPPQEILDGAVDREEYLGRFASAWRELDPAEYPFIHEIVDEFDGHDDVDQFRSALDLTLAGLRLQAGA encoded by the coding sequence ATGGAGTCCGTGCTCACCGAGGCGGTGGCCCTGCTGGACGAGGCAGGCGCGCCCGCGCTGACCTTCCGCGCGCTCGCGCAGCGCCTGGGCGGCGGCGTTGCCAGCATCTACTGGTATGTCGAGAGCAAGGACGAACTGCTGGACCGCGCCACGGATCATGTGGTGGGCACGGTGCTCGCCGACATCGAGAAGGCCGCGCCCGGCGACGACCCCATCGACGATCTGCGGGCGATGGCCATGACGTTGTTCGACGCGATCGTGGACCGGCCCTGGCTCGGTGCGTACTTCATGCGCAACACCGACCTCCAGAGCAATTCGCTGCGCCTGTACGAGAAGCTCGGCCGGCAGACGCTGCGCCTGAAGCTCGACGCGCGGCAGCGGTTCCACGCGGTGTCCGCGATCGTCGGAGTCGTCGTCGGCTCCGCCGTCGACATGGGCCAGGAGCCGCCGCAGGAAATCCTCGACGGGGCCGTGGACCGCGAGGAGTACCTCGGCCGTTTCGCCAGTGCCTGGCGCGAGCTGGACCCGGCGGAGTACCCCTTCATCCACGAGATCGTCGACGAGTTCGACGGTCATGACGACGTGGACCAGTTCCGCTCCGCGCTGGACCTGACCCTGGCCGGACTGCGCCTCCAGGCCGGCGCGTAA
- a CDS encoding dihydroxyacetone kinase subunit DhaK: MARYFENGAGELVADALSGFARAHADLVRYDAADGFVTARHTAPTRRVGLLSGGGSGHEPLHAGFVGAGMLDAACPGRVFASPHNRQIFRASRAVAGPGGVLHIVKNYTGDRINFGIAAERLADAGIACARVLVDDDLATDSEDIAAGRRGTGATVLLEKVLGAAADTGMGLDQLVELGTGLAGRCRTLAVASAAHHAPATGEPAFELPPGELEYGVGIHGERAARTREQGTVGALVEEMTGALLDALRPGADEPVVALVNGLGAVTSLELYAVFGELGRVLDARGVRLARHLVGEYVTALDMRGFSLTLMAADSTALDFYDAPVHTPALRW; this comes from the coding sequence ATGGCCAGGTACTTCGAGAACGGCGCCGGTGAACTTGTGGCCGACGCGTTGTCCGGCTTCGCTCGTGCGCACGCGGATCTGGTGCGGTACGACGCGGCGGACGGTTTCGTCACCGCCCGGCACACCGCGCCCACGCGGCGGGTCGGGCTGTTGTCGGGGGGCGGGTCCGGGCACGAGCCGTTGCACGCGGGGTTCGTCGGGGCGGGGATGCTCGATGCCGCCTGCCCGGGGAGGGTGTTCGCCTCGCCGCACAACCGGCAGATCTTCCGGGCCTCCCGCGCGGTGGCGGGGCCCGGGGGCGTGCTGCATATCGTGAAGAACTACACCGGCGACCGGATCAACTTCGGCATCGCGGCCGAGCGCCTCGCCGACGCGGGAATCGCCTGTGCGCGGGTCCTCGTGGACGACGACCTGGCCACCGACTCGGAGGACATCGCCGCCGGACGGCGCGGCACGGGCGCCACGGTGCTGCTGGAGAAGGTCCTGGGCGCCGCCGCCGACACGGGGATGGGGCTCGACCAGCTGGTGGAGCTGGGTACGGGCCTCGCGGGACGGTGCCGTACGCTCGCCGTCGCCTCGGCCGCGCACCACGCGCCGGCCACCGGCGAGCCGGCCTTCGAACTGCCGCCCGGTGAGCTGGAGTACGGCGTGGGGATTCACGGAGAGCGTGCCGCCCGCACCCGGGAACAGGGCACCGTGGGCGCGTTGGTGGAGGAGATGACGGGGGCACTGCTGGACGCGTTGCGGCCCGGGGCCGACGAGCCCGTCGTCGCTCTCGTCAACGGGCTCGGGGCCGTCACCTCCCTCGAACTGTACGCGGTGTTCGGAGAGTTGGGGCGCGTGCTCGACGCCCGAGGAGTGCGGCTCGCGCGCCACCTGGTGGGCGAGTACGTGACGGCGCTGGACATGCGGGGGTTCTCCCTCACGCTCATGGCCGCCGACAGCACTGCCTTGGACTTCTACGACGCGCCCGTGCACACCCCGGCACTGCGGTGGTGA
- a CDS encoding CGNR zinc finger domain-containing protein: protein MLEQPVPAVLVEAFANTVDVEEASDEITTAAGLSAWLTGRGLLDAPAEIAAEVHADYLALRAGLREELGAHVGDTPDPALLAAAERVLAAHPVLVTARGTLTAAPGLPPERRPLAALAIAWNELVTTGDAARLKRCAEHTCAWAFWDVSKNRSRRWCSMKVCGNRNKSRTYATRKRQGA, encoded by the coding sequence ATGCTGGAGCAGCCGGTCCCGGCCGTCCTGGTCGAAGCCTTCGCCAACACGGTCGACGTGGAGGAGGCGAGCGACGAGATCACGACCGCCGCCGGGCTGTCCGCCTGGCTCACCGGACGCGGTCTGCTCGACGCCCCGGCGGAGATCGCGGCGGAGGTGCACGCCGACTACCTCGCCCTGCGCGCGGGCCTCAGGGAGGAGTTGGGCGCCCATGTGGGCGACACCCCCGACCCCGCACTGCTCGCCGCCGCCGAGCGGGTCCTCGCCGCGCACCCGGTGCTGGTCACCGCCCGGGGCACGCTCACCGCCGCCCCGGGGCTGCCGCCGGAGCGCCGGCCCCTGGCCGCCCTGGCCATCGCCTGGAACGAACTGGTCACCACGGGCGACGCGGCCCGGCTCAAGCGCTGCGCGGAGCACACCTGCGCCTGGGCGTTCTGGGACGTCTCGAAGAACCGCAGCCGTCGCTGGTGCTCGATGAAGGTGTGCGGCAACCGCAACAAGTCCCGCACCTACGCCACCCGGAAGCGGCAGGGCGCCTGA